A window of Carboxydocella sporoproducens DSM 16521 contains these coding sequences:
- the murJ gene encoding murein biosynthesis integral membrane protein MurJ, with protein MSSKSGGVARAAGILMVTMILSRILGLVRDQVLTARFGSSHLTDAYLAAFTIPDLLYNLLVGGALSAAFIPVFSSYLARGEEKEAFTVASTAINLVMLLLSLGTVLAMIFTPALMPLVAYKFPAETREITIYLTRIMLPSVLFTALNGLMMGILNSYKHFTAPAVGALWYNVAIILAGWFLAPWLGIAAFPVGVLLGVMANFLWQLPRVKKIGFRYRPVLELRHPGLQKMLWLMLPALLGLAANQINLIINQNLASGLDAGSITALRVANRLMAVPLGVFAFAIGAAVFPTLTSLAAVGKMSEFKNTLLDGLRSVFFITLPAAAGLMALAEPIVRLLFQQGKFSAADTRLTALALFWYCLGLFAQGAVLVVTRAFYALQDTTTPVSVAVVTILINYLLNVSMVERFAAPGLAFGYSVTGIINFLALLYLLRRKTGPLGLSQLVRSWGKGSTAALVMGIAVYFLDQGLVQVVPVSQKGGQLLEVLLTVTSGAALYWLLARLFKMQEAEQVRQLVVRRLNRQRAA; from the coding sequence TATCTGGCGGCTTTTACCATACCCGATTTGCTATATAACTTGCTGGTGGGTGGCGCCCTGAGCGCTGCCTTTATTCCGGTTTTTTCCTCCTACCTGGCCCGGGGGGAAGAGAAAGAGGCCTTTACTGTTGCCTCTACAGCTATCAATCTGGTTATGCTGCTTCTCAGTCTGGGGACAGTGCTGGCCATGATATTTACCCCCGCTCTGATGCCCCTGGTAGCTTACAAGTTTCCTGCTGAGACCAGGGAAATAACCATTTATCTGACCCGCATTATGTTGCCTTCGGTGCTATTTACCGCCCTTAACGGGCTGATGATGGGCATTCTCAATTCCTACAAGCATTTTACCGCTCCGGCGGTAGGGGCACTCTGGTATAATGTGGCCATCATCCTGGCTGGTTGGTTTCTCGCCCCCTGGCTGGGGATTGCAGCCTTTCCGGTGGGGGTCTTGCTGGGAGTAATGGCCAATTTCCTCTGGCAGTTGCCCCGGGTGAAAAAAATAGGCTTTCGTTACCGGCCGGTACTGGAGCTCCGGCACCCTGGCCTGCAAAAAATGCTGTGGCTGATGTTACCGGCTTTACTGGGGCTGGCGGCCAATCAGATCAATCTGATTATCAATCAGAATCTGGCTTCCGGACTGGATGCAGGCAGTATCACAGCCCTACGGGTAGCCAACCGCCTGATGGCGGTACCTCTGGGGGTTTTTGCCTTTGCGATTGGGGCTGCGGTTTTTCCCACCCTTACCTCACTGGCGGCTGTGGGCAAAATGTCGGAATTCAAAAACACTCTGCTGGATGGCCTGCGTTCGGTTTTTTTCATTACCCTGCCGGCAGCCGCAGGTCTGATGGCATTAGCAGAACCCATTGTGCGCCTGCTGTTTCAGCAGGGCAAGTTTTCTGCTGCTGATACCCGGCTGACAGCCCTGGCCCTGTTCTGGTATTGTCTCGGCCTTTTTGCCCAGGGAGCGGTGCTGGTGGTAACCCGGGCTTTTTATGCTTTGCAGGATACCACTACTCCTGTAAGTGTGGCAGTGGTAACAATCTTAATCAACTATCTACTGAATGTATCTATGGTGGAGCGCTTTGCAGCGCCCGGGCTGGCTTTTGGTTATTCGGTTACCGGTATTATCAATTTCCTGGCTTTGCTTTATCTTTTGCGGCGCAAGACCGGGCCTCTCGGACTGTCCCAGCTGGTGCGTTCCTGGGGCAAGGGCAGTACAGCTGCTCTGGTGATGGGGATAGCGGTTTATTTCCTGGACCAGGGGCTGGTGCAGGTGGTCCCGGTCAGCCAGAAGGGAGGGCAGTTGCTGGAAGTACTGCTCACTGTGACAAGTGGAGCTGCCCTGTACTGGTTGCTGGCTCGCCTCTTCAAAATGCAGGAAGCGGAACAGGTGCGCCAGCTGGTGGTGCGGCGTTTGAACAGGCAACGAGCGGCTTAG